The following is a genomic window from Chania multitudinisentens RB-25.
ATGCGCTGGAAGAATCCTGTTTCCTGGCTAACGCAGCGGCAGGCGTGGTGGTGGGTAAGTTGGGTACTTCAACCGTTTCGCCCATCGAACTGGAGAATGCGATTCGTGGCCGGGCCAAAACCGGTTTTGGCGTGATGAGCGAAGCCGAACTGAAAAAAGCCGTGGCGCAGGCACGCCAACGCGGCGAGAAAGTGGTGATGACCAACGGCATCTTCGATATTTTGCATGCTGGCCATGTTTCCTATCTGGCCAATGCCCGTAAGCTGGGGGATCGCCTGATCGTGGCAGTTAACAGCGATGCATCCACCAAACGCTTGAAAGGGGAAACGCGGCCTATCAACGCATTAGAAAACCGCATGATCGTGCTGGGGGCGTTGGAAGCCGTAGATTGGGTAGTGCCGTTTGAAGAAGATACGCCGCAGCGCCTGATTGCCGATATCCTGCCGGATTTGTTGGTGAAAGGCGGGGATTATAAGCCACAGGAAATTGCCGGTAGCGCCGAAGTTTGGGCTAACGGCGGTGAAGTGAAAGTGCTGAATTTTGAAGATGGTTTATCAACAACCAACATTATCAAAGCTATCAAGGATGGGCGGAGTTAACGCTCAATAAGGTTTACCGTGAGTGGACTGAAACAGGATCTGAGTTTGGCGCAGGGCGTTGGGCTGTTGTCCACTTCGTTGCTGGGAACGGGGGTGTTTGCCGTTCCCGCGCTGGCAGCGCAGGTAGCGGGAAGCGATAGCCTGTGGGCCTGGCCGATACTGATGGTGTTGGTATTCCCAATCGCTATTGCCTTTGCTGCGTTAGGTCGCCATTTTCCCAGCGCAGGCGGGGCGGCACACTTTGTTGGTATGGCGTTCGGGCAGCGTATGGCTAAGGTGACCGGCTGGCTGTTTCTCTCGGTGATCCCCGTTGGGTTACCCGCGGCATTACAAATTGCTTCGGGTTTCTGGCAATCCGCGTTTGGTTGGAGCAGCAATGGCCTGCTTCTGGTGCAAATTGCCACGTTGGTGGTGATTTGGGGGCTCGGTACGCGCAGTGCAGGCTCCAGCGCCAATATCCAGACGCTGATCGCCATTTTGGTGGCGGCATTGGTGGTGGCGATCTGGTGGAAAGGCGGGATTACCCCGGCGCAGATCCCCTGGCCAGCGGTGAGTGATATTTCCCCTCCCAATCTGTTTCATGCTTTGGCGGTGATGTTCTGGTGTTTTGTCGGGCTGGAGGCATTTGCTCATCTTGCCACCGAATTTCGCAATTCTGAGCGGGATTTCCCACGCGCGCTACTGTTTGGCATGTTGGTGGCAGGCGCTGTTTACTGGGGCTGTACCGTGGCGGTGCTGCATTTCCATGCGTATGGCGAAGATCGGGCTGCGGCGGCTTCGTTACCTGGGGTAGTGGTGCAGCTATTTGGCGAGCATGCGCTGTGGATTGCCTGCGTCATTGGTTATCTGGCGTGTTTTGCCAGCGTGAATATCTATACCCAGAGTTTCGCTCGTCTGGTGTGGTCGCAGGCGCAGGCAAGGCCCGCCAGCGCACTGGCAAAACTTTCCGCCAACCGGGTGCCAGTGAATGCCTTGAGCACCGTGGTGGGGTGTTGCCTGATCTTCACTTTGCTGATCTATACCCTGGATCTGCCGCTTGATACCTTGTTGGTATATGCCAACGGGATTTTCGTGCTGGTTTATCTGTTGTGCATGCTGGCAGGTTGCCGGATTTTGCAGGGGCGTTCGCGGTTAATGGCGGTGATAGGCTCAATATTGTGCCTGTTGCTGCTGGTGATTATTGGCTGGAAAAGCCTGTATGCCTTAGTGATGCTAGTGTTGATCTGGCTGGTGCTGCCGCGCAAACCGCAAACGGTGGTCAAAACGCTCTGAGGGCGCGTCAGCGCGCCCTTGCGCCATCTTATTCGTTTTTTACTGCCACCGGTGTGGCATTCAGCTTGCTTTCCAGCTCGGTGATGCGTTGTTCCAGCAAGGCGAGTTTTTCACGGGTACGCAGCAGCACTTGGGTTTGCACGTCAAACTCTTCGCGGTTAACCAGATCCAAACGGGTTAGCTGCGATTGCAGTATCTGGCGTACTTTTTTCTCAATGTCTTCCCCGAATTCCCGCACGCCTTTAGGCATGGATTCTTGTACCTGGCGCGCAATCTGTTCAATTTTTTTCGGGTCAATCATGGCATTTCCCTTTCTGATATTGAGTGGCTAACGGCTTAGTGTAATGCGAGTTGCTCGCCGGATAAACCTATACTCGTCATCTAACGCCGCAGCTTGAAAGACGCCAGTGATGGAGTTATAGTCAACAGGCTTATTCTCAGGGCGGGGTGAAAGTCCCCACCGGCGGTAAATCATCTCTTATATCCCATGGATTTCAAGTTGCAATCTCAGCGGCTTGCAAGACGCAGGATATTCGGTGAAAGCCCGCGAGCGCTCAGCCTGTTGCTTGCAGCAGGTTAGAGGTCAGCAGATCCGGTGTGATTCCGGGGCCGACGGTTATAGTCCGGATGGGAGAGAGTAACGGCACCTGCCGGGCATATGATGCCTGCTTGCGTTATTTTTTCAGCTATTGTGATAGCTACTCCTCAAGATCGCCCTGGTTCTGGTAATCCATAATTTTAATGAGGTTTTTTTACCATGAATCAGACTCTACTTTCAGATTTCGGCACGCCGGTTGAACGCGTTGAACGCGCGCTGGACGCATTGCGCAATGGGCGCGGTGTGATGGTGCTTGATGATGAAAATCGTGAAAACGAAGGTGATATGATTTTCGCCGCAGAAACCATGACCGTTGAGCAGATGGCGCTGACTATTCGCCACGGTAGCGGGATTGTCTGCCTCTGCATCACCGAAGATCGCCGTCAGCAGCTTGAGCTGCCAATGATGGTGACTAACAACTCCAGCCAGTTCCAGACTGCGTTCACCGTGACGATTGAAGCGGCACAGGGTGTGACGACGGGGGTTTCTGCCGCCGATCGTTTGACAACGATTCGTGCAGCCATTGCCGACAGCGCCAAGCCAAGCGACCTGAACCGCCCTGGTCACGTATTTCCACTGCGTGCGCAGCCGGGGGGTGTTTTGAACCGCCGTGGTCATACTGAAGCCACTATCGATCTGGTTTCTATGGCTGGCTTCAAACCTGCGGGTGTGTTGTGTGAACTGACCAATGACGATGGCAGTATGGCGCATACGGTTGAGGTGATCGAATTTGCCAAGCAGCACGACATGCTAGTATTGACCATCGAAGATCTGGTGGCTTACCGTCAGGCGCAGGAAAAGCAGGCCAGTTGATTGGCTGAACGAAGTGAAAAGCCGCGAATATCGCGGCTTTTTTTATTTCGCTGACCCATACTGAGCCTTGCATCTGGAAATATTCAAATTTATTGAAGATCATCATCATGGTTATCCGGCTGTCGCAGTAAAGCAAACGGCGTAATGTAGTCATACCTGATGTCTTTCGAACTGAAATTCATTGGATATCACAGACTGTAACTATGCTAACCAAAGGATAACTTATGACGGCCTCTCGCATGCCTGCACTCTTTCTTGGTCACGGTAGCCCGATGAATGTGCTGGAAGAAAACCGTTACACTCAGGCATGGCGTGCGTTGGGTGAACAATTACCGCGTCCGAAGGCGATTATTGCGGTTTCTGCCCACTGGTATACCCGTGGTACTGCCGTAACGGCGATGGAGCACCCAAAAACCATCCACGACTTTGGCGGTTTCCCCAAGGCGCTGTTTGATACTCAATACCCGGCCCCCGGTTCGCCGGAGCTGGCAGCACAGTTGCAAAGCGTGCTGGCACCGACAGAGGTGACTGCCAGCCTGAACGACTGGGGATTGGATCACGGTAGTTGGGGCGTGTTGATCAAAATGTACCCGCAGGCGGATATCCCGGTGGTGCAACTGAGTATTGATGGGACTCAGCCTGCACAGTATCACTATGAGCTTGGCCGCAAACTGGCGGTGCTGCGTGAACAGGGGATCATGATCGTTGCCAGCGGCAACGTAGTGCATAACCTGAGACAGGTAAAATGGCAGGGAAATGCCAGCCCGTATCCTTGGGCTGAGTCATTTAACCAATATGTGCGTGATAACCTGGATTATCGGGGTGATAACCATCCGCTGGTGAATTTCATGCAACATGAAAGCGCGGCGTTGTCGAACCCCACACCTGAGCATTACTTGCCGTTGCTGTATGTGCTGGGTGGATGGGATGGCAAAGAAACGATCTCAATCCCGGTTGATGGCATCGAAATGGGGGCATTGAGCATGCTATCGGTGCAGGTAGGGTAACTCTGATCGGGGCGCAGTGAGCCGCTGTGCCCTTTTCATCTATGCCGTATAACCACAGGATTCACGGATCACCAGCGAGGGGGGCAGAATGATGCGCTTTGGCGGTTCATCGTTGCCCTGAATACGGCTATACAGTAACTCCCCGGCCTTTCGGCCAATCTCGCGTGAGGCGACGGAAACCGTGGTCAACCCTGGTTGCACCAAAGAGGCTTCGGTAATGTCGTCAAAGCCAATCAACGCAAAGTCACGGCCAATCTGGCGGTTCAGCTTGCGCAGAGCCTGCATCACCCCAAGCGCGACAATATCCTGATAACACAGTGCTGCCGTAATCTCTGGGTGGGCGGCAAACAGCTGTTCTGCAATTTTAGCACCGGAACTTTGGCTGGCTTCGCTGTGAACAATCCATGCACTGTTTACGGGAATACTGTTTTCTACCAGTTTGCTGGTATAGCCGCCCAGCCGTTGTGCTCGGGCGGTGGAATCTATCGAACCACCAATAAAAGCGATATGTCGGTGGCCTAGATTCAGCAGATGTTGAGTGGCTAACTGGGTGCCTAAAAAGTTATCGGTGCCGACAAAGTCAAAATGGGCGTCTGCCACCGGGCGCACTACCATAATCGATGGGATTTTACGGCGCTTCAGTGTTTCAAAGAACAGCGATGGCGTTTGGCGTGCAGTACACAGCACCAGGCCACTGGCATTGTTCTGCAACAGCGAGTCGACAAAATTTTGCTGCCTGGGTACTGATTCTTCGCTGTTAGCCAAAAACAGCATCAACTGATGGCGTTCCATTTCCTGACTCAACCCGGCCGTCATCTCTGCGTAGAACGGGTTGGTGATGTCGTGCAACAGCAGGCCAACCTGATTACTACTGCGGTTGCGCAGATTGGCTGCGGTCTGGTTATAGACATAACCCAGTTCATCAATGGCGCTCAGCACGCGCTTGCGGGTTTCATCGGATATGCGCCCACGGTTGCGCAAAACCATGGATACCGTGGCGGTGGACACGTTCGCGCGTGCGGCGACATCGGCCAGCGTTATGGTGCTCATTTCACATCCTGCTGGGAAAGTTAATATTGCCATCAAAGTATAACGATTAACCTTTATTTAATAAATATTGAAAATAACTTGAGATTAAAATCACATTATTTTTGGTTTTACCCCGCTTATTGCCCATTTTTTGAAGTTAATCTCGTTAACCAGTCTATTTAAATCAAGGTTAATCGATTAATCTTTTTCCATGTTTCTAGCCTATAGGTAGCCGATCATGTCTGGGCAGCAGCGCAAAATAAATTACGACAAATACCCAGAAGTGGTGGTGCAAGGGTTTGACCGCTCAGCCTGGCAGGAATGGCCAAATATTGTGCAAGCTTTGGCTGTTCACATTGCGGCACAGGGCTTGGCTAAAACCGTACTGGTGGTGGATTGCTATCACGGTGTGGATTTAGCCGAGCTGGTATCACAACTGATTGAACCATTGCAGCCGGTTCTGGCTGTGAATGCCGAGCAGGCCAAGTTCGACGAACCCCATATCCATACGATGATTGAACGTAATCTGACGGATGACCGGGTATTTGGTGTGTTGTCCTGCCATACGATGCCGGAATTTTTCGATGCAGAACGGGTGCAACATTTGCGAACTGCTATTACTGCCATCAAAAGTGGCCTGGTGGTGGTGTATGGGCCTGGAGCGGCCTTGATCGCCGATGGAGATGTGTTGGTGTACGCCGACCTGGCGCGTTGGGAAATACAGCAGCGTTTCCGCCGTGGGCAACTGGGCAATTGGGGTGCGGCTAACATGAATGAAGATGTGCTGCGCCGTTATAAACGGGCATTTTTTGTTGAATGGCGGGTATTTGATCGCCATAAAATCCCCCTGCTACAGCGTGCTGCTTTTGTGTTGGATACCAATCAGCCAGGGGTGCCCAAGATGGTGGCCGGCGAGGCGTTTCATGCCGGTTTGCAGCAGGTGACACAGCAGCCATTCCGCGTAGTGCCATTTTTTGATCCCGGCGTTTGGGGCGGCCAGTGGATGAAACAACAGTTCGATCTCAACCCGGCGGCAACCAACTATGCATGGTGTTTTGACTGCGTGCCCGAGGAAAACAGCCTGCTAATGCGGTTTGGTGACGTGCGGGTTGAGATCCCCTCACAGGATTTAGTGCTACTGTATCCCCGCCTGCTGCTGGGGGAAAAAGTGCACGCGCGTTTTGGTGCTGAGTTCCCGATCCGCTTTGACTTGCTGGATACCATGGGTGGGCAAAATCTCAGTTTCCAGGTTCACCCGGTTACTGAATACATCCAGCAGCATTTTGGCATGCATTACACTCAGGATGAAAGTTACTACATTTTGGCGGCTGAACCGGAAGCCAAGGTGTATCTGGGGGTGAAAACCAGTACCGATCCACAGGCCATGATGGCCGATCTGGCGGCCGCTCAGCGTGGCGAAAAATCCTTCGACGATCGGCGCTTTGTCAACCAGCTCCCAGCACGCCAGCACGATCATTTCCTGATCCCGGCAGGGACGGTGCATTGCTCCGGTTTTGGTGCGATGGTGCTGGAGATTAGCGCCACGCCCTATATTTTCACCTTCAAACTCTGGGATTGGGGGCGTTTGGGGCTGGACGGCTTGCCGCGCCCGGTGCATCTGGAGCATGGCGAGCAAGTGATTGATTGGCAATGTGACACGGCCTGGGTACAGGAACATCTGGTGAACCGTATTGAGCCGATTGCTGAGGGGCAAGGCTGGCAAGAAGAGCGTACCGGCCTGCACGAACGGGAGTTTATCGAAACCCGTCGCCATTGGTTTAGTGAACCGGTGCTGCATCATACGGAAGGGCGGGTGAACGTGCTGAACCTGGTTGAAGGGGCAGAGGCAATAGTCGAAAGCCCAGAAGGCCATTTTGCGCCTTTTATCGTGCATTACGCAGAAACCTTTATCGTCCCGGCGGCAGTGGGGCCATACCGCATCAGCCCTTATGGCCTTAGCCGAGGCACCACCTTGGGCACCATCAAAGCCTGGGTAAGGGGATAATCATGTTGAAAGTGATTGTGGTTTCGCACGGCCCGCTGGCGGAAGCGCTAATGGCCAGCGCCCGCATGGTTTACGGCGAACTGCCGCATACCAGCTACGTCAGCCTGAGTGATACCGGCGGCATCGAAGCGTTTAAGCAGGATTTTGCTGCTGAATTGCAGCGGGTGGGAAGCGGGGCTGATGGCATGCTGGTGCTGTGCGATCTGCTGTGTGGTACGCCTTATAATGTTGTTTGCCGCCACGCATTTGATCCGCAGGGGGGCCTGCCGATGGCCGTCATCACCGGAGTGAATTTCCCGATGCTGTTGATGAGTGCTGATTTGCTGGAAGGAACGGACGTTCAGCAGGCAGCACAAGCGCTGGTGGCGCAGGGGTGTGAAGCGATTGTTTTTGCCCAGCCAGTGGAAACGGTGCAACAGGACGATTTCTGAGGAGACACCATGGCGATTTCATTCGTGCGTATCGATGATCGGGTGATCCACGGCCAATTGATTACCCGCTGGGCCAAAGAGCTGCCCTGCGACGGGATTGTGGCGATTGATGATGAGGTCGCGGCAGATCCGCTGTTGTCATCGGTGATGAAAGGGGCGATTCAGGATACCAAGGTGTGGTTATTTACCGTGGTACAGGCGATAGAAAAACTGCCAAAGGTGATTGCCAGCGATAAACAGTATTTCGTGATCGGCAAATCGCCGATCACGCTGCGCAGGCTGGTGGAAGCGGGGATCGACTTAAACAACCGTAACCAGAAAATCAATGTCGGGCCAATGTCCGCACGGGCACAAACTATCACCATTGGCCCGAATCAGTCGGTGAATCACGCGGAAACAGAAGCGTTCGATTTTCTCAGCGAACGCGGGCACAGGATCGAATTTCGTCTGGTACCGGACGCCAGTCATTTCAGTTGGCTAGAGGCAAAAAAGAAACTCAAGTAAGTCTGACTGACAGGAGTTAACTATGTGGTTCGAAGCGATGCTCATCGGGATACTGTGTTATCTCGGCGCGCTGAGCAGCCCTTGGCTGCTGGGGCTGACCGGGGGTTGGTATATTCTCAGCCGCCCGTTGGTTTCCGGTATGCTGGTGGGGGCGATTCTCGGCGATGTACAAACCGGTATCATCATCGGCGTTGCGGTACAGGCGGTGTATATCGCCATGGTCACGCCGGGCGGTTCGATGCCGGCCGATCTCAATTTTGTTGCCTTTCCGGCGATTGCGCTGGGTATTCTTTCCGGTAAAGGGCCGGAGGTGGCGGTAGCGCTGGCGGCGACGATCGGCATCATGGGTACGGTGTTGTTCAATGCCATGATGGTACTCAATTCTTATTGGAATCACCGGGCGGACGCCGCAGTAGAAAAAGGGGATGAACGGGGGATTTACCTCAACAGCGCTATCTGGCCACAGGTCACCAACTTCTTACTGCGTTTTATTCCTACCTTTACTGCCGTGTTCTTTGGGGCGCGTTACATCAACGCCTTTATGGATAGCCTGCCTGGGGGCGTTCTAACGACCATGAACGTGGTTGGGGGGATTCTGCCTGCGGTGGGGATCGCTATTTTGCTTAAGCAGATCATTAAAAGTTACAGCATGCTGATTTACTTCCTGGTGGGGTTTATCTGCATTGTATTCCTCAAACTGAATATGGTGGCACTGGTGATGGTCGGCGCATTGCTGGCTTTGATTCACTACAACTATAAGCCGGAACCGCAGGCGGCAACCGTGCAAGCCACCCCCCAGGCTGACGATGAGGACGAATTCTAATGGATATGCCAACACCAAAATTAAATAAACAGGATCTGCGCCGCTGCTGGCGTGCCTGGATGATGTATAACCTGTCATCAATGAGCTTTGAACGCTTGGAGTCCTATGGTTTCTGCCTGGGCATGATGCCTGCGCTAAAAAAACTGTATCAGGATAAGCAACAACGCATTGAGGCGATTCGCCGCCACACCTCGTTCTACAATACTGAGCCCCAGTTGGGCGCGATCGTCAACGGGATGGTGGTCGGGTTGGAAGAAAAACGGGCTAATGGTGAAGCCATTGACGGAGAAGTCATTAACACTTTGAAAGTGGGGTTGATGGGGCCGGTGGCCGGTATCGGTGATTCCATGTTGCCAGGGATGTTAATTCCGATCTTATTGAGTATCGGTATGGCGCTGGCCGCCGGTGGCAGTGTGATTGGGCCATTATTTTACATCATGGCTTTCAGCCTGATTGTGATCCCGGGTTCCTATTGGTTGTTTATGAAGGGTTATCACATGGGGTCCGGTTCGGTAGAAATGCTGGTGAGCAGCAAATCTTCCCGCCTGCGTGAAGCCCTCTCCCTGCTGGGCGTGTTTGTGATGGGCGGTGTGGCCGCAAGCTATGTCAAGCTGGGCACTGGCCTGGAGTTTATTACCAAAGACGGTGTAAACATCCACTTGCAACAGATGCTGGACGGGATTTTTCCCAACCTGATGCCGTTGCTGGTGGTGCTGGTCACTTGGTATCTGATGGCGAAACGCGGGCTTTCACCGGTAAAAGCGATGCTCGGCTTGTTGTTACTGGCCGCAGTGGGCGTGGCCTGTGGTTTGTTCTCTTAAGCTTGAACCGGCCTGCAACAAATCTTACCGCAATAAACCGGGCGCAGCAGAAGCTGCGCCCGTGGCTATTCAGGGTTCAAACCTGGCCCATTTTTCCGCGACGCTGCCAGGCTTGGCAATGAATTGGAAGCGTGCCGGATCGGCTTCAAACTGCGCATATAATGATTGGTTGTTCAAACCAAATTCATGGTAGTGGCGCGGCCCGATGGCGTGCAACCTGCCGGATTGATAATGGGGATTTTGCTGCCAGATAATGTTGTTACCTTGCAGCAACGGATACCAGGCCAAGCCTTTGTATGCGCGTACCGCAGCGTATTCAAAGCCGTATTCGCGGTCGCACCAGGCGGCGAAGGTCAGTGGTTGATCAGGATCGGCTGAAATGGTGGCATGTGCCCATCCCGGTGGAACCAGCACTTTTTCTCCTGGCCCGGCATGGACGGCAAAACACCGGCCTGGATCGCGCTCAACCCGTTCTTGCATGTAGATGATCGCTTTGCCCTGCCAGATTTCGTAAAGCTCCGGTGGTGACCAACCGCTATGCTGACTTACGCGGTGAATATGCCCTTGGCTACGTATCGGTTCGCTGCCCAGTTGACCTTTGGCATAGGTGACAATGCCAAACAGCAGCATACGTTTCTTGAGTTCTGCCAGATGTTGCTGTTTGGCCACATCCATCGCAATGGCGTAGACCTGTTCTGGGCCGGAGCAGCCAGGATCACGCAGTGAAGGGCGGATCTGATCCAGTGTGCGGATTTCCGGCACGGGCCCAATCACCTCGTCGCCATAGCCGAAGCCCATTGGATCGCGAGTAATACGCACATCCAGCCCAAACTGCCGCATGGAGTCACTCATACTGTGCCTCTGCTCTCCAGCCTGCACCATCGGCAAAGATCCGCAGTTTGAAACCTTGCGGTTGCAATGCGCTGTAATCATGCCCGGCAATGGCTGACCAGACCGCCAAAGCGGAAAGGATATGATCGCCGGTGTTGATCAGGCGGTGAGCAGTAAAAGGGGGAATATGGTGGACGCTGCCGGTAAACACCTGTTCCAGCGTGCAATCGCCGCCTTGGTGCTGTAACAAGAGCAGGCCGCTTCCGCGCAGGCCAAAATAGAACTCAGCCTGTTCGCGGCGCTGGTGGAAGTGCCCACGGGTCATAAAGAACTCATTCCCTACTTTGCCCGGCTGCAAATGGGTGGTGCCAACGAGCAGCTCGCCTTCCTGTAGTGCGAAAGGCAACATCTCTACGCTATAGACGGCAAACTCCGCTGGCATAGCCTGCCAGGAGTGGTGGTCGGCAAAAATCCCTGCCAGGCTGCCGAGCAGGGTTGAT
Proteins encoded in this region:
- a CDS encoding PTS sugar transporter subunit IIA, producing the protein MLKVIVVSHGPLAEALMASARMVYGELPHTSYVSLSDTGGIEAFKQDFAAELQRVGSGADGMLVLCDLLCGTPYNVVCRHAFDPQGGLPMAVITGVNFPMLLMSADLLEGTDVQQAAQALVAQGCEAIVFAQPVETVQQDDF
- a CDS encoding glucose-6-phosphate isomerase family protein; the encoded protein is MSDSMRQFGLDVRITRDPMGFGYGDEVIGPVPEIRTLDQIRPSLRDPGCSGPEQVYAIAMDVAKQQHLAELKKRMLLFGIVTYAKGQLGSEPIRSQGHIHRVSQHSGWSPPELYEIWQGKAIIYMQERVERDPGRCFAVHAGPGEKVLVPPGWAHATISADPDQPLTFAAWCDREYGFEYAAVRAYKGLAWYPLLQGNNIIWQQNPHYQSGRLHAIGPRHYHEFGLNNQSLYAQFEADPARFQFIAKPGSVAEKWARFEP
- a CDS encoding PTS mannose/fructose/sorbose/N-acetylgalactosamine transporter subunit IIC translates to MWFEAMLIGILCYLGALSSPWLLGLTGGWYILSRPLVSGMLVGAILGDVQTGIIIGVAVQAVYIAMVTPGGSMPADLNFVAFPAIALGILSGKGPEVAVALAATIGIMGTVLFNAMMVLNSYWNHRADAAVEKGDERGIYLNSAIWPQVTNFLLRFIPTFTAVFFGARYINAFMDSLPGGVLTTMNVVGGILPAVGIAILLKQIIKSYSMLIYFLVGFICIVFLKLNMVALVMVGALLALIHYNYKPEPQAATVQATPQADDEDEF
- the yjeH gene encoding L-methionine/branched-chain amino acid transporter, which gives rise to MSGLKQDLSLAQGVGLLSTSLLGTGVFAVPALAAQVAGSDSLWAWPILMVLVFPIAIAFAALGRHFPSAGGAAHFVGMAFGQRMAKVTGWLFLSVIPVGLPAALQIASGFWQSAFGWSSNGLLLVQIATLVVIWGLGTRSAGSSANIQTLIAILVAALVVAIWWKGGITPAQIPWPAVSDISPPNLFHALAVMFWCFVGLEAFAHLATEFRNSERDFPRALLFGMLVAGAVYWGCTVAVLHFHAYGEDRAAAASLPGVVVQLFGEHALWIACVIGYLACFASVNIYTQSFARLVWSQAQARPASALAKLSANRVPVNALSTVVGCCLIFTLLIYTLDLPLDTLLVYANGIFVLVYLLCMLAGCRILQGRSRLMAVIGSILCLLLLVIIGWKSLYALVMLVLIWLVLPRKPQTVVKTL
- a CDS encoding PTS system mannose/fructose/sorbose family transporter subunit IID codes for the protein MDMPTPKLNKQDLRRCWRAWMMYNLSSMSFERLESYGFCLGMMPALKKLYQDKQQRIEAIRRHTSFYNTEPQLGAIVNGMVVGLEEKRANGEAIDGEVINTLKVGLMGPVAGIGDSMLPGMLIPILLSIGMALAAGGSVIGPLFYIMAFSLIVIPGSYWLFMKGYHMGSGSVEMLVSSKSSRLREALSLLGVFVMGGVAASYVKLGTGLEFITKDGVNIHLQQMLDGIFPNLMPLLVVLVTWYLMAKRGLSPVKAMLGLLLLAAVGVACGLFS
- a CDS encoding LacI family DNA-binding transcriptional regulator, yielding MSTITLADVAARANVSTATVSMVLRNRGRISDETRKRVLSAIDELGYVYNQTAANLRNRSSNQVGLLLHDITNPFYAEMTAGLSQEMERHQLMLFLANSEESVPRQQNFVDSLLQNNASGLVLCTARQTPSLFFETLKRRKIPSIMVVRPVADAHFDFVGTDNFLGTQLATQHLLNLGHRHIAFIGGSIDSTARAQRLGGYTSKLVENSIPVNSAWIVHSEASQSSGAKIAEQLFAAHPEITAALCYQDIVALGVMQALRKLNRQIGRDFALIGFDDITEASLVQPGLTTVSVASREIGRKAGELLYSRIQGNDEPPKRIILPPSLVIRESCGYTA
- a CDS encoding class I mannose-6-phosphate isomerase; protein product: MSGQQRKINYDKYPEVVVQGFDRSAWQEWPNIVQALAVHIAAQGLAKTVLVVDCYHGVDLAELVSQLIEPLQPVLAVNAEQAKFDEPHIHTMIERNLTDDRVFGVLSCHTMPEFFDAERVQHLRTAITAIKSGLVVVYGPGAALIADGDVLVYADLARWEIQQRFRRGQLGNWGAANMNEDVLRRYKRAFFVEWRVFDRHKIPLLQRAAFVLDTNQPGVPKMVAGEAFHAGLQQVTQQPFRVVPFFDPGVWGGQWMKQQFDLNPAATNYAWCFDCVPEENSLLMRFGDVRVEIPSQDLVLLYPRLLLGEKVHARFGAEFPIRFDLLDTMGGQNLSFQVHPVTEYIQQHFGMHYTQDESYYILAAEPEAKVYLGVKTSTDPQAMMADLAAAQRGEKSFDDRRFVNQLPARQHDHFLIPAGTVHCSGFGAMVLEISATPYIFTFKLWDWGRLGLDGLPRPVHLEHGEQVIDWQCDTAWVQEHLVNRIEPIAEGQGWQEERTGLHEREFIETRRHWFSEPVLHHTEGRVNVLNLVEGAEAIVESPEGHFAPFIVHYAETFIVPAAVGPYRISPYGLSRGTTLGTIKAWVRG
- a CDS encoding PTS system mannose/fructose/N-acetylgalactosamine-transporter subunit IIB, translating into MAISFVRIDDRVIHGQLITRWAKELPCDGIVAIDDEVAADPLLSSVMKGAIQDTKVWLFTVVQAIEKLPKVIASDKQYFVIGKSPITLRRLVEAGIDLNNRNQKINVGPMSARAQTITIGPNQSVNHAETEAFDFLSERGHRIEFRLVPDASHFSWLEAKKKLK
- the ygiD gene encoding 4,5-DOPA dioxygenase extradiol; this encodes MTASRMPALFLGHGSPMNVLEENRYTQAWRALGEQLPRPKAIIAVSAHWYTRGTAVTAMEHPKTIHDFGGFPKALFDTQYPAPGSPELAAQLQSVLAPTEVTASLNDWGLDHGSWGVLIKMYPQADIPVVQLSIDGTQPAQYHYELGRKLAVLREQGIMIVASGNVVHNLRQVKWQGNASPYPWAESFNQYVRDNLDYRGDNHPLVNFMQHESAALSNPTPEHYLPLLYVLGGWDGKETISIPVDGIEMGALSMLSVQVG
- a CDS encoding glucose-6-phosphate isomerase family protein, which translates into the protein MQLTSLIPPQVNLADGCFTAPDVQHKSTLLGSLAGIFADHHSWQAMPAEFAVYSVEMLPFALQEGELLVGTTHLQPGKVGNEFFMTRGHFHQRREQAEFYFGLRGSGLLLLQHQGGDCTLEQVFTGSVHHIPPFTAHRLINTGDHILSALAVWSAIAGHDYSALQPQGFKLRIFADGAGWRAEAQYE
- the ribB gene encoding 3,4-dihydroxy-2-butanone-4-phosphate synthase — encoded protein: MNQTLLSDFGTPVERVERALDALRNGRGVMVLDDENRENEGDMIFAAETMTVEQMALTIRHGSGIVCLCITEDRRQQLELPMMVTNNSSQFQTAFTVTIEAAQGVTTGVSAADRLTTIRAAIADSAKPSDLNRPGHVFPLRAQPGGVLNRRGHTEATIDLVSMAGFKPAGVLCELTNDDGSMAHTVEVIEFAKQHDMLVLTIEDLVAYRQAQEKQAS
- the ubiK gene encoding ubiquinone biosynthesis accessory factor UbiK; the protein is MIDPKKIEQIARQVQESMPKGVREFGEDIEKKVRQILQSQLTRLDLVNREEFDVQTQVLLRTREKLALLEQRITELESKLNATPVAVKNE